From Companilactobacillus heilongjiangensis, one genomic window encodes:
- a CDS encoding diacylglycerol kinase: MRARLIYNPTSGHETMNSNVGDILNIIEKAGYEASAYRTTPKKNSAKDEARRVAKEGFDLIVAAGGDGTINEVVNGIADLDHRPEMAIIPAGTTNDYARALKIPRDDVVEAAKVILKGQKLPVDIGQAGKSYFINIAGGGSMTELTYEVPSAYKSILGYLAYLVKGAEMLPRISPIDMHIEYDDGVFDGKATMFLIGLTNSIGGMEQIAPNSVIGDGTFSLIIVKETNLRDLVHLIALVLNGGRHVYNPKVIYTKTKKISVKANDENRVMVNLDGEYGGDAPMEFTNLHNHLNIYANVDSIPLKAIDTSTLSEKDAGEKIIEEEKNLDSDKSDNDKEKETDK, encoded by the coding sequence ATGCGAGCTAGACTTATATATAATCCAACTTCAGGTCACGAGACCATGAACAGTAATGTTGGAGACATTTTGAATATTATTGAAAAAGCTGGTTATGAGGCTAGTGCTTATCGAACGACACCGAAAAAAAACTCAGCTAAAGATGAAGCCAGACGAGTAGCTAAAGAGGGTTTTGACCTGATTGTTGCTGCTGGTGGCGATGGTACGATCAATGAAGTTGTTAACGGAATTGCCGATTTGGATCACCGTCCTGAAATGGCAATTATTCCGGCCGGAACAACGAATGATTACGCCCGTGCTTTGAAGATTCCACGTGATGATGTCGTAGAGGCTGCCAAAGTGATTTTGAAAGGTCAAAAGTTACCAGTTGATATTGGACAAGCTGGTAAAAGTTACTTTATCAATATCGCCGGCGGTGGTTCAATGACCGAATTGACTTATGAAGTTCCTTCAGCTTATAAGTCAATCTTGGGTTACTTGGCCTACTTGGTAAAAGGTGCAGAAATGTTGCCTCGTATCAGTCCTATTGACATGCACATCGAATATGACGACGGTGTTTTTGACGGGAAAGCAACGATGTTTCTAATCGGATTGACTAATTCAATCGGTGGGATGGAACAAATTGCGCCCAACTCAGTTATTGGTGATGGAACTTTCTCATTGATTATCGTTAAAGAAACTAACTTGCGTGATCTTGTTCATTTGATTGCCTTAGTTCTAAACGGTGGTCGTCATGTTTATAATCCAAAGGTTATTTACACGAAGACTAAAAAAATCAGTGTTAAAGCTAACGATGAAAATCGTGTCATGGTCAACTTGGATGGTGAATATGGTGGGGATGCTCCGATGGAATTTACTAACTTGCATAACCATCTAAATATTTACGCCAACGTTGATTCGATTCCGCTCAAAGCAATTGATACATCAACTCTCAGTGAAAAAGATGCTGGCGAGAAGATTATCGAAGAAGAAAAGAACCTTGATTCAGATAAATCAGATAACGATAAAGAAAAAGAAACAGATAAATAA
- the gatC gene encoding Asp-tRNA(Asn)/Glu-tRNA(Gln) amidotransferase subunit GatC: protein MISKDEILHVATLANLKFQDNEVDSFVDQLDKIVGMESKLSSVDTTGVEPTYNMADTNSVFREDKGIHTETREQMLENVPEVEDNLIKVPTIVDKEDAE from the coding sequence ATGATTTCAAAAGATGAAATTTTACACGTTGCCACTTTGGCTAATTTAAAATTCCAAGATAATGAAGTTGACAGTTTTGTTGACCAACTAGATAAAATTGTTGGTATGGAAAGCAAATTATCATCAGTTGATACAACTGGTGTTGAACCAACTTACAATATGGCTGACACCAACTCTGTCTTCCGTGAAGATAAAGGTATCCATACTGAAACTAGAGAACAAATGCTTGAAAATGTTCCTGAAGTTGAAGATAACCTTATCAAAGTTCCAACGATTGTTGACAAGGAGGACGCTGAATAG
- a CDS encoding CamS family sex pheromone protein gives MKKFLKTTSLLLMCSLLLAACGNLQDSSLSSGGGDSSKSSVQTTTSSDSSSYDVLLSDGKYKTSPISGLTAADNSNQFNSRSFESGLMSLSKKQFSTNSYVFQEGQVLSASTVNDWLARKSSKNESGLNPESNGSTDPDKRTPMYFQQMLEEDYLQKQDGKYKLAGMSIGIAMNKIDYYQKKQYGATFKSTISTEEQKAQGERIAKEVVQRLRKDSKVGNIPIVVGLYSVAPADTLVGGTYFQYSLSKSDGLGNWSDLGYKNQMLPTVNGDNAISSSDSDAFANFKQHIQNYFPNLSGVTAQAHYDGTSLKAMDITINTQFDGLAQVTSFTQFVQTSAQKYLPSGANLDINIQTVDEQQAVVTRTNGKFYSHVYNAD, from the coding sequence TTGAAAAAATTCTTAAAAACTACATCGCTATTGCTGATGTGCTCGTTATTGTTGGCTGCCTGTGGGAATTTACAAGATTCCAGTTTGTCATCAGGTGGTGGCGATTCTTCCAAGAGTTCTGTTCAGACAACAACATCGTCTGATTCAAGCAGCTACGATGTTTTATTAAGTGATGGGAAATATAAAACTAGTCCTATTTCTGGACTTACTGCAGCTGACAATAGTAATCAGTTCAACAGTAGAAGTTTCGAAAGTGGACTTATGAGCTTGTCGAAGAAACAATTTTCAACGAATTCATATGTTTTCCAAGAAGGCCAAGTTTTGAGTGCAAGTACTGTCAATGATTGGTTAGCACGTAAATCCAGCAAGAATGAGTCAGGTTTGAATCCTGAATCTAATGGCTCAACTGATCCTGACAAACGTACGCCAATGTATTTCCAACAAATGCTTGAGGAAGATTATCTTCAAAAACAAGATGGAAAATATAAATTGGCTGGGATGTCGATTGGTATTGCAATGAATAAGATCGATTACTATCAGAAGAAGCAATATGGTGCCACTTTCAAGTCAACGATTTCTACTGAAGAGCAAAAGGCTCAAGGTGAAAGAATTGCCAAAGAAGTTGTCCAACGCTTGCGTAAAGATAGTAAAGTCGGTAATATTCCAATTGTTGTTGGTTTATATTCAGTTGCTCCAGCAGATACTTTAGTTGGGGGAACTTATTTCCAATATTCATTGAGTAAGAGCGATGGTTTAGGTAATTGGAGTGATTTAGGCTACAAGAATCAAATGTTGCCAACTGTTAACGGCGATAATGCTATCAGTAGCAGTGATTCCGATGCGTTTGCCAACTTTAAGCAACATATTCAAAATTACTTCCCTAATCTTTCGGGAGTTACTGCCCAAGCTCACTACGATGGAACAAGTCTCAAAGCAATGGATATTACAATCAATACTCAATTTGATGGGCTAGCTCAAGTAACTAGTTTTACTCAGTTCGTTCAGACAAGTGCCCAAAAGTACTTGCCATCAGGAGCTAACTTAGACATCAATATTCAAACAGTTGATGAACAACAAGCCGTTGTTACACGTACAAACGGTAAGTTCTATTCACACGTTTATAATGCAGATTAA
- a CDS encoding response regulator transcription factor, with protein MFPVYLLEDNSIQRQKYAEFIKNGILINDANLELKSISDSVEKFYQDYTPQEQGLYFLDMEINDDKMAGLNIAERVRRDAPMAQIVFITTHDELSLTTLERKIAPMDYILKNKGLDEIKHRITDDIEMAKKNLQKYSHSSKNLLDYKIGSRYFSIMMDDIIMLYTQKDVPGRIFIITKNQLAEFNGSLNTFETDYPNLFRCNRSYLVNLENATTYDSHSRTLSFTDGSTCEVSFRKNKELTKLLSNKN; from the coding sequence GTGTTCCCAGTTTATTTACTCGAAGACAACTCCATTCAACGCCAGAAATACGCTGAATTTATTAAAAATGGTATTTTGATCAATGACGCCAATCTTGAATTAAAATCAATCTCCGATTCAGTCGAGAAATTTTACCAAGATTACACGCCTCAAGAACAAGGCCTCTATTTTTTAGATATGGAAATTAATGATGACAAAATGGCCGGCTTAAATATTGCGGAAAGAGTTCGTAGAGATGCCCCGATGGCTCAAATTGTTTTCATCACGACCCACGACGAATTATCTCTAACTACACTCGAACGTAAAATTGCTCCGATGGATTACATCTTGAAAAATAAAGGTCTCGATGAAATCAAACATCGCATCACTGACGACATTGAAATGGCAAAAAAGAATCTTCAAAAATACAGTCACTCATCGAAAAACCTGTTAGATTACAAGATTGGCAGCCGTTATTTTTCCATCATGATGGACGACATTATCATGCTGTACACACAAAAAGACGTCCCCGGCCGAATATTTATCATCACGAAAAATCAACTGGCCGAATTCAACGGCTCCCTAAACACCTTCGAAACCGACTACCCCAACCTATTCCGTTGCAATCGCAGTTACTTAGTCAACCTAGAGAACGCAACAACATACGACAGCCATTCAAGAACACTGTCATTCACTGATGGATCAACCTGTGAAGTTTCATTCAGAAAAAATAAGGAATTAACTAAGCTACTTTCCAACAAGAATTGA
- the rlmD gene encoding 23S rRNA (uracil(1939)-C(5))-methyltransferase RlmD yields MEKPNLKKNQEIELDILDLSYEGKGVAKVDDFTLFVDNALPGEKVKAVITRVNKNFGFAKTLDVLVESPDRVHDIDAVYAQTGIAPLSHLKYDKQLEFKHNQVVTDFDKIGLKDVTVNDTLGMESPFNYRNKAQVPVRQVNGKLTTGFYRRRSHDLVPMENFLIQDPKIDAEIIRVRDILRKYNVRGFDEQNQKGQIKTIMVRRAYFTGEMMVVLVSRTPDISHYKDITKEIMANPEIKSVFLNINSKNTNVILGQKMTLLGGKKYIDDEILGHKYRISPKSFYQVNPVQTQNLYKLAIDKAELTGKENVVDAYSGIGTIGLSLANKAKHVTGIEIIEDAVKDADQNAKLNNITNADFIVGKTEDVLNDWAKNEVSVDVLMVDPPRKGLANSLIDSLKNIKPKRIVYISCNPATLARDLELLSDTYEIGDVTPVDMFPMTNHIECVTKLTLK; encoded by the coding sequence ATGGAAAAACCAAATTTGAAAAAGAACCAAGAAATAGAATTAGACATCCTTGATCTCTCATATGAGGGTAAAGGTGTTGCTAAAGTCGATGACTTCACATTGTTCGTTGACAATGCATTGCCAGGTGAAAAAGTTAAAGCTGTTATCACACGTGTGAACAAGAACTTTGGCTTTGCTAAAACACTTGATGTTTTAGTAGAATCTCCTGACCGTGTCCACGATATTGACGCTGTCTACGCTCAAACAGGAATCGCTCCTTTGAGCCACTTGAAGTATGACAAGCAACTTGAATTCAAACACAACCAAGTCGTAACTGATTTTGACAAGATTGGTTTGAAAGATGTTACTGTTAACGATACTTTGGGTATGGAATCACCATTCAATTACCGTAATAAGGCACAAGTTCCAGTTCGCCAAGTTAATGGCAAGTTGACAACTGGTTTCTATCGTCGTCGTTCACACGATTTAGTACCAATGGAAAACTTCTTGATTCAAGATCCTAAGATTGATGCTGAAATCATCCGTGTCCGTGATATTTTGCGTAAATATAACGTTCGTGGTTTTGATGAACAAAATCAAAAGGGTCAAATCAAGACAATCATGGTTCGTCGTGCTTACTTTACTGGTGAAATGATGGTCGTTCTAGTTTCAAGAACACCTGATATTTCTCACTATAAAGACATTACTAAAGAAATTATGGCTAACCCCGAGATTAAGTCTGTCTTCTTGAACATCAATTCTAAGAATACTAACGTTATTCTTGGTCAAAAGATGACATTGCTCGGTGGTAAGAAGTATATTGATGATGAAATTTTGGGACATAAATACCGTATTTCACCAAAATCTTTCTACCAAGTTAACCCTGTTCAAACTCAAAACCTTTACAAACTTGCAATTGATAAAGCTGAATTGACAGGTAAGGAAAACGTTGTCGATGCCTATTCAGGAATTGGTACAATTGGACTTTCATTAGCTAACAAGGCTAAGCACGTTACTGGTATCGAAATTATTGAAGATGCCGTTAAAGATGCTGACCAAAATGCTAAGTTGAATAATATTACTAACGCTGATTTTATCGTTGGTAAGACTGAAGATGTTTTGAATGACTGGGCTAAGAATGAAGTTTCAGTCGACGTCTTGATGGTTGATCCTCCACGTAAAGGTTTGGCTAATTCATTGATTGATTCATTGAAGAACATCAAACCAAAGCGGATAGTTTATATCAGTTGTAATCCTGCTACTTTGGCACGTGATTTGGAACTATTGAGCGATACATACGAAATTGGCGATGTAACTCCTGTTGATATGTTCCCAATGACTAACCATATCGAATGTGTTACAAAACTTACTTTGAAATAG
- the gatA gene encoding Asp-tRNA(Asn)/Glu-tRNA(Gln) amidotransferase subunit GatA gives MDIKKETIASLHEKLVNKDVTAEALTNQALDNIKGDAEKLNTFITVNDKATEDAKKIDVEGVDGLLAGIPVGIKDNIVTNGIKTTAASKILYNFMPVYSATVMDKLAAAGAINVGKTNLDEFAMGSSTETSYYGTSVNPWDFSRVPGGSSGGSAAAVAAGEVVAALGTDTGGSIRQPAAFNGIFGIKPTYGRVSRWGVIAFASSLDQVGVMSKRVEDSATVLSVIAGHDDKDSTSSEKEVPDYRANLNKDMHGVKIAVPKEFWHEGTHPDVLANVNKALDAYKKMGATVEEVSLPTLEHAVEVYYVLASSEASSNLQRYDGVRYGYRAKDVKNIKDLFVNSRSEGFGDEVKRRIMLGTFALSAGAYDAYFKKAAEVRTIFINEMNNVLKDYDLIMGPSTTTPAFKIGEKVDDPLAMYMNDILTIPANLAGLPAASVPAGLADGMPVGLQIIGKPFAEQDVFNAAYALQEENKFYEQIPTALKGED, from the coding sequence GTGGATATCAAGAAAGAAACAATTGCTTCTTTGCACGAGAAGTTAGTTAACAAAGATGTAACTGCCGAAGCTCTTACAAACCAAGCTTTAGACAATATCAAAGGTGATGCTGAAAAGCTAAATACTTTCATTACTGTCAATGACAAGGCAACTGAGGATGCTAAGAAAATTGACGTTGAAGGTGTTGACGGTTTATTAGCTGGTATTCCAGTGGGTATCAAGGATAATATCGTTACAAACGGTATTAAGACTACTGCCGCAAGTAAAATTCTTTATAATTTCATGCCTGTTTACAGTGCAACTGTTATGGACAAATTAGCTGCTGCCGGCGCTATTAACGTTGGTAAGACTAACTTGGACGAATTTGCCATGGGTTCATCTACTGAAACTTCATACTATGGAACTTCAGTTAATCCTTGGGACTTCAGTCGCGTTCCTGGTGGTTCTTCAGGTGGCTCTGCTGCTGCCGTTGCCGCTGGTGAAGTTGTTGCTGCCCTAGGTACAGATACTGGTGGTTCAATCAGACAACCCGCTGCCTTCAATGGTATCTTTGGTATCAAACCAACTTACGGTCGTGTTTCTCGTTGGGGTGTTATTGCCTTTGCATCAAGTCTTGATCAAGTCGGTGTTATGTCAAAACGTGTCGAAGATTCAGCAACTGTTCTTTCAGTTATTGCTGGTCATGATGACAAAGATTCAACTAGTTCAGAAAAAGAAGTTCCAGATTACCGTGCTAACTTGAACAAAGATATGCATGGTGTTAAGATTGCCGTTCCTAAGGAATTCTGGCATGAAGGAACTCATCCTGACGTGCTTGCTAACGTTAATAAAGCTCTTGATGCTTATAAGAAGATGGGTGCTACAGTCGAGGAAGTTAGTCTTCCAACATTGGAACATGCCGTTGAAGTTTATTATGTCCTAGCATCTAGTGAAGCCTCATCTAACCTTCAAAGATATGATGGTGTTAGATATGGTTACCGTGCTAAAGATGTTAAGAATATCAAAGACTTGTTCGTTAACTCTCGTTCAGAAGGTTTCGGTGATGAAGTTAAACGTCGTATCATGCTAGGTACTTTCGCTCTATCAGCTGGTGCTTATGATGCATACTTCAAGAAGGCTGCTGAAGTTAGAACAATTTTTATCAATGAAATGAATAACGTCTTAAAAGACTATGATTTAATTATGGGACCTTCAACAACAACACCTGCTTTCAAGATTGGTGAAAAAGTTGACGATCCATTGGCAATGTACATGAATGATATTTTGACAATTCCTGCTAACTTAGCTGGTTTGCCTGCTGCTTCAGTTCCTGCCGGTTTAGCTGACGGAATGCCAGTTGGTCTACAAATCATTGGTAAGCCATTTGCTGAACAAGATGTCTTCAATGCTGCTTATGCTTTACAAGAAGAAAATAAATTCTATGAACAAATACCAACTGCACTCAAGGGGGAAGACTAA
- a CDS encoding helix-turn-helix domain-containing protein, translating to MDHEKVFLGDNLRSCRKNCNLSEREVSKMLHVDITTISKYEHNTRTPDIYMMMRFADVYEVSLDKLVGRK from the coding sequence ATGGATCATGAAAAAGTTTTCTTAGGTGATAACCTGAGAAGTTGTCGAAAAAATTGTAATTTATCGGAACGTGAAGTTTCTAAAATGTTGCATGTCGATATTACGACGATTTCAAAATATGAACACAACACGAGAACTCCCGATATCTATATGATGATGCGATTCGCTGATGTTTACGAAGTCAGTTTGGATAAATTAGTTGGAAGAAAATAG
- a CDS encoding sensor histidine kinase: MVYIDWELSFVADFFILFAILQIHRYFLNSFNIGHLISDVTISLIFGYIGLFVDDIFILLFVCFILLCNWAWNKFKTLDMQKSISLVMAANIETVLFSLATYTARIIFFIALNEWKLQILEEFQQNFILVSLLINAIYIIIFLLLTNVYRAPTVKLWIQVEQYHLGRRVFTMSFSVFVAFMVILLVSDLQSVTATLQSIILVVFTVIITLTYRQLIFFVKTIAIQRQAQAKVIYNKQLNDYLISVRQQYTDIRKFKHDFQNIMLSMKTFVDQSDSAELKQYYQDIVQSQAKLLPTDSGNIAQVQAIDSDAIRGILIQKFFLARNQKINFQIELNQDHYHFTTEILIIVRILGILLDNAFEYVQTIAEKDVTCAITQADNITEITIDNPIKGNLNFRDLFQTGYTTKANHLGFGLANTRRLISETDNLYLETKIIHSHLLMTLIIVGGD, encoded by the coding sequence ATGGTATATATAGATTGGGAACTAAGTTTTGTAGCAGATTTCTTTATCTTATTTGCAATTTTGCAGATACATCGCTACTTTTTAAACTCATTTAATATAGGACATTTAATATCCGATGTAACCATTTCTTTAATATTTGGTTATATCGGATTATTTGTCGATGATATTTTTATTTTATTATTCGTCTGCTTTATCTTGCTGTGCAATTGGGCTTGGAATAAATTCAAGACGTTAGATATGCAAAAGTCGATTTCACTAGTCATGGCTGCCAATATCGAAACTGTCTTGTTCAGTTTAGCAACTTATACAGCCAGAATTATCTTCTTTATTGCCCTCAATGAGTGGAAATTACAAATTTTAGAGGAATTCCAGCAAAACTTTATCCTCGTTTCATTATTGATCAACGCAATATACATCATCATCTTTTTACTCTTAACCAACGTTTATCGAGCTCCTACAGTCAAACTTTGGATTCAAGTCGAACAGTATCATCTAGGTAGAAGGGTCTTTACGATGTCTTTCAGCGTCTTTGTGGCCTTCATGGTAATTCTACTAGTCAGTGACTTGCAATCCGTCACAGCGACGTTACAGTCCATTATTCTGGTAGTCTTCACCGTTATCATTACTTTGACATATCGCCAATTAATTTTCTTTGTTAAAACTATTGCCATTCAACGACAAGCTCAAGCTAAAGTGATTTATAACAAGCAATTGAACGATTATCTAATCAGTGTGCGCCAACAATATACCGATATACGCAAGTTCAAACATGACTTTCAAAACATCATGTTATCGATGAAAACATTCGTTGATCAAAGCGACTCCGCTGAATTGAAACAATATTATCAAGATATCGTGCAATCCCAAGCCAAGTTATTGCCAACTGACAGCGGAAATATCGCCCAAGTCCAAGCTATCGACAGCGACGCAATTCGGGGAATATTGATTCAAAAGTTTTTCTTAGCAAGAAATCAAAAAATTAATTTTCAAATTGAATTGAATCAAGACCATTATCATTTCACAACCGAAATTTTAATTATCGTCAGAATTTTAGGCATTCTTTTAGACAATGCTTTTGAATACGTTCAAACAATCGCTGAAAAAGATGTCACCTGCGCCATTACCCAAGCTGACAATATTACTGAAATAACTATCGACAATCCCATCAAAGGGAATTTAAATTTTCGAGACCTATTCCAGACGGGTTACACGACTAAAGCCAATCATCTTGGTTTCGGTTTAGCAAATACTCGCCGTTTAATCTCGGAAACTGATAATCTATACTTAGAAACTAAAATTATCCATAGCCATCTGTTGATGACATTAATTATTGTAGGGGGTGATTAA
- the gatB gene encoding Asp-tRNA(Asn)/Glu-tRNA(Gln) amidotransferase subunit GatB, with protein MNFETTIGLEVHVELKTKSKMYSPSPVAYGAESNINTNVIDFGFPGTLPTVNKNAYRLGVMVGLALNANIENHTHFDRKNYFYPDNPKAYQITQQDKPLGHDGYIEIEVDGEKKKIGIEELHVEEDAGKNTHGNNGYSYVDLNRQGTPLIEIVSKPDMKSPEEAYQYLENLRKIIQFTGASDVKMEEGSMRVDTNISIRPVGSDTYGTKVELKNLNSFNHVRLGLAYEEKRQAAILKQGGTIGQETRRFDEKSGETFLMRVKSGADDYRYFPEPDLPDYEISPEWIAEIKANLPETASVRRNHYINELGIPEYDAGVLTDTKEMSDFFDEAVSYDANPKLVSNWLMGEVNAYLNDKKIGLLDTKLTPEHLAKMINLISNGTISSKIAKKVFQETISNGTEPEEWVKSKGLVQESDPAVLKPMILEILDNNQQSIDDFKNGKDRAVGFLVGQIMKQTHGQANPKVVNKILMAELKSR; from the coding sequence ATGAATTTTGAAACAACTATCGGACTAGAAGTCCACGTTGAATTAAAGACTAAGTCCAAGATGTATAGTCCTTCACCAGTTGCTTATGGTGCTGAATCTAATATCAATACCAACGTTATTGACTTTGGTTTTCCAGGAACATTGCCAACTGTAAATAAAAATGCTTATCGTCTCGGTGTTATGGTCGGATTAGCTTTGAATGCTAATATCGAAAATCACACTCACTTTGACCGTAAGAACTACTTCTATCCAGATAATCCTAAAGCTTACCAAATTACTCAACAAGACAAACCATTGGGTCACGATGGCTATATCGAAATTGAAGTTGATGGCGAAAAGAAGAAAATCGGTATCGAAGAACTTCACGTCGAAGAAGATGCTGGTAAAAATACCCACGGTAACAACGGCTATTCATATGTCGATTTGAACCGTCAAGGTACACCTTTGATTGAAATTGTTTCAAAGCCTGATATGAAGTCTCCTGAAGAAGCTTATCAATATCTTGAAAATCTTCGTAAGATTATTCAATTTACTGGTGCTTCTGATGTTAAGATGGAAGAAGGTTCAATGCGTGTTGATACTAATATCTCAATCCGCCCAGTTGGATCAGATACATATGGTACCAAAGTCGAATTGAAGAACTTGAACTCATTCAACCACGTTAGATTAGGTCTAGCTTACGAAGAGAAACGTCAAGCTGCTATCCTTAAACAAGGCGGCACAATTGGCCAAGAAACAAGACGTTTTGATGAAAAATCTGGTGAAACATTCTTAATGCGTGTTAAGTCCGGTGCTGACGATTATCGTTACTTCCCAGAACCAGATCTACCAGATTATGAAATTTCACCAGAATGGATTGCTGAAATCAAGGCTAACTTGCCAGAAACAGCTTCCGTAAGACGTAACCACTACATCAACGAATTAGGAATTCCTGAATATGATGCCGGTGTTTTGACAGATACTAAGGAAATGTCTGACTTCTTTGATGAAGCAGTTAGTTACGACGCTAATCCAAAACTAGTTTCTAACTGGTTGATGGGTGAAGTTAATGCTTACTTGAACGATAAGAAAATTGGTTTGCTTGATACTAAGTTGACACCTGAACATCTTGCTAAGATGATTAACTTGATTTCAAACGGAACAATTTCTTCGAAGATTGCTAAGAAGGTCTTCCAAGAAACTATCAGCAACGGAACAGAACCTGAGGAATGGGTTAAGTCTAAGGGACTTGTCCAAGAATCTGATCCAGCTGTTTTGAAGCCAATGATCTTAGAAATTCTAGACAATAATCAACAATCAATCGATGACTTTAAGAATGGTAAAGATCGTGCCGTTGGTTTCTTGGTTGGTCAAATCATGAAACAAACACATGGACAAGCCAATCCTAAGGTTGTTAATAAGATTTTGATGGCAGAGTTAAAGAGTCGTTAG